From one Butyricimonas faecihominis genomic stretch:
- a CDS encoding GNAT family N-acetyltransferase, producing the protein MNEMILETERLVLRKLEQGDFDEVCKLLQDPVVMYAYEGAFSDQEVQAWLDKMFQRYEDDGFALWAVIEKSNGELIGQCGITYQEYNGGRVLEVGYLFRQEFWHKGFATEAAIACKEYAFQVLNFDEVYSIIRDSNVASQNVARRNGMIEVDTLVKHYRGVEMPHIVFRVSRENNLKK; encoded by the coding sequence ATGAATGAAATGATATTGGAAACGGAACGGTTGGTTCTAAGAAAGTTAGAACAAGGTGATTTTGACGAGGTGTGTAAATTGTTGCAGGATCCCGTGGTGATGTATGCTTACGAGGGTGCTTTTAGCGATCAGGAAGTTCAGGCGTGGTTGGATAAGATGTTCCAGCGGTACGAGGATGACGGTTTCGCACTGTGGGCGGTCATCGAGAAAAGCAATGGCGAGCTTATCGGGCAATGTGGTATCACGTACCAAGAATATAACGGGGGCAGGGTTCTGGAAGTCGGTTATTTGTTCCGGCAAGAATTTTGGCATAAAGGATTTGCCACGGAAGCTGCCATTGCTTGTAAAGAATATGCATTTCAAGTGCTGAATTTTGACGAGGTTTATTCCATTATTCGGGATTCGAACGTGGCATCCCAGAACGTGGCCCGGCGGAACGGGATGATAGAGGTTGATACGCTTGTCAAGCATTATCGGGGAGTCGAGATGCCACATATCGTTTTTAGGGTATCGAGAGAGAATAATTTAAAAAAGTGA